From the genome of Streptomyces sp. NBC_00523:
CGACGGACTCGTCGATCCGCTCCTCCACCTGGTGCAGCAGGGTCTGGCGGTCGTCGGACGCCTCCTGCCACTCCTTCGAGGTGACGCCGATCGGCTTGCTGGTGTCCGTGCGGCCGATCCGGTCTTCCAGCTTGCGGGACTCCAGGGCCTTCGGGCCGGAGAGGGTGCGCTCCAGCCAGGTCCGCCACTCGCTCGGCCCGAGGCTGAACATCACGCCGGTCGACTCGGTGTAGCCGAGCCGGCTCGCGTCGAAGGTGCGCTGGGACGCCGCGGTGAAACCACCCGCGGCCTGCGCCCTCATGACGGTGATCTGCTGTTGCGCGGTGTGCTCGGCGGCCTCGGACAGGGCCGCGGCCGCGCGGATGCGGTCGGCGATGTCGGCGTCGACACCGTCGGCCTGCGCGATGCCGTCGCGGTAGCCGTTGAGGTCGGCGATCACGATCCGGTAGCCGAAGGCGAGCGCGGAGATGGTAGTGCTGCCCGAGCGCACCTGGGCGCGCAGGGCGGGGAGTTCATCGATGAAGCGGTCGATGCGGTCCAGTGATTCCCGGGCGCTGCCCGGCACCTCGGAGAGTCCGCCGGCGCGGCTCTTGAAGGCGGCGATGCTCTTGTCGGTCGCGTCGGAGCTCGCCTGGAAGGCGGACGAGTCCCCCTGATCGGAGACCAGGGCGGTGGCGGCCGCGCGCTCACGCTGCAACTGGTGAGTTAAATCGGCTGCGCCGGCGGAGACGGCGACCATGTCGGCGAGCCGGTTCGCCTGGAGTGCCTGGTTGGTGGCGGGTGCGAGGGCCAGGGCCGAGAACGTGACCGCGACGGTCAGGGGAGCGGTGACCAGCAGGACGAGGCGGCGATTGATTTTCACTGCGCGGCTCCGTCGCCGGAACCGGGCTTGAGTATCGGTGACACGCAGATACCTGTTAACGGGTTGTGGGGTGTCGGTAGGGACGCTCGTACGTCGTGCGCACAGTTACGAATGGGACGGGTGGGGTGGGTGGGGCTCGCATTGCGCGGCTTGATCCTATGCCTAGTGCACAACGCCGGATGCGTGCAGCGCCGAAAATTTGCGTTCAGTTAGCTGTGTGAAAGCGGTCGGATTCGGTCAAGTCTGGCTGTGGCGTGCCTGATTGGCCCCAGTGTGCACGGGCTGAAAGCCTCCACACAGATGCGCGAAGTCGGGAGGATTCGCGTCCGATTAGCGAAGGCGATGACGGGGAACCGCGCCCCGCACCGCGGCGAACAGGCCATACTGGAAAGGCACATGACCTCCACGGCACGCCGCCTTGACGTGATGTATGACGGCAGCATGACAACGCCCGCCCGGCCACCACGGGCCGGGCGGGCGAGGGGAGTTGCTCAGGCGCCCACGTACTCCGCCAGGTGCTCGCCCGTCAGGGTCGAGCGTGCGGCGACCAGTTCGGCGGGGGTGCCCTCGAAGACCAGGGTTCCGCCGTCGTGACCGGCGCCGGGGCCCAGGTCGATGATCCAGTCGGCGTGCGCCATCACGGCCTGGTGGTGCTCGATGACGACGACCGACTTACCGGAGTCCACCAACCGGTCGAGCAGCCCCAACAGCTGCTCCACGTCCGCGAGATGCAGCCCGGTGGTCGGCTCGTCCAGCACGTACACGCCGCCCTTCTCGCCCATGTGCGTGGCGAGCTTCAGCCGCTGCCGCTCACCGCCGGAGAGCGTGGTCAGCGGCTGGCCGAGGCTGAGGTAGCCGAGCCCGACGTCCACCAGCCGTTCGAGGACCCGGTGCGCGGCCGGTGTGCGCGCGTCACCGGAGCCGAAGAACTCCTCCGCCTCGGCGACCGACATCGCCAGCACCTCGCTGATGTCCCGCCCGCCGAGCCGGTATTCGAGCACCGACGCCTGGAACCGCTTGCCCTCGCACTCCTCGCAGACCGTGGCGACGCCCGCCATCATCGCCAGGTCCGTGAAGACGACGCCCGCCCCGTTGCACGTCGGGCACGCGCCCTCCGAGTTGGCGCTGAACAGCCCCGGCTTCACGTCGTTGGCCTTGGCGAACGCCTTGCGGACCGGGTCGAGCAGCCCGGTGTACGTGGCCGGGTTGCTGCGCCGCGAACCGCGGATCGCGCTCTGGTCGACGGTGACCACACCGTCCCGCCCGGCCACCGAGCCGTGGATCAGCGAGCTCTTCCCGGACCCGGCCACGCCCGTGACGACGGTCAGCACACCGAGCGGGATGTCCACGTCGACGCCGCGCAGGTTGTTCGCCGAGGCGCCCCGCACCTCCAGCGCACCGGTGGGCTTGCGGGTGTCCGCCTTGAGCGTGGAGCGGTCGTCGAAATGGCGCCCGGTGACGGTGCCGGAGGCGCGCAGCCCGTCGACGGTGCCCTCGAAGCAGACGGTGCCGCCCGCCGTACCGGCGCCGGGACCGAGGTCCACGACGTGGTCGGCGACCGCGATCGTCTCCGGCTTGTGCTCCACCACCAGCACGGTGTTGCCCTTGTCGCGCAGGCGCAGCAGCAGGTTGTTCATCCGCTGGATGTCGTGCGGGTGCAGTCCGGCGGTCGGCTCGTCGAAGACGTACGTGGTGTCGGTCAGCGAGGACCCGAGGTGGCGGATCATCTTGACGCGCTGCGCCTCGCCGCCGGACAGCGTGCCGGCGGGCCGGTCGAGCGCGAGGTAGCCGAGGCCGATCTCCACGAACGAGTCGAGGGTCTCGCCGAGCGCGGTGAGCAGCGGCGCCACCGAGGGCTCGTCCAGGTCACGGATCCAGGCGGCCAGGTCGCTGGTCTGCATCGCGCAGGCGTCCGCGATGCTGATGCCCCCGATTTTCGAGGACCTGGCGCCCTCGCTGAGCCGGGTGCCGTCGCAGGCCGGACAGGTGGTGAAGGTGACCGCGCGCTCCACGAAGGCCCGGATGTGCGGCTGGAGCGCGTCCTTGTCCTTGGACAGGAACGACTTCTGGATCTTGGGGATCAGCCCCTCGTACGTGAGGTTGACGCCCTCCACCTTGACCTTGGTGGGCTCCCGGTAGAGGAAGTCCTGCATCTCCTTCTTGGTGTACTTCGCGATCGGCTTGTCCGGGTCCAGGAGGCCGGACTCGGCGTAGACCCGGACGGTCCAGAAGCTGTCGGACTTCCAGCCGGGGATCGTGAACGCGCCCTCGGCGAGGGACTTGGAGTCGTCGTAGAGCTGGGTGAGGTCGATGTCCGAGACGGTGCCCCGGCCCTCGCACTCGGTGCACATGCCGCCGGTCCGGTTGAAGGTCGCCTTCACGGTCTTCTTGTTGCCGCGCTCGACGGTGATCGCGCCGCTCGCCTTCACGGACGCGGTGTTGAAGGAGTACGCGCTCGGCGGGCCGATGTGCGGGGTGCCGAGGCGGCTGAAGAGGATGCGCAGCATGGCGTTGGCGTCGGTCGCCGTGCCCACGGTCGAGCGGGTGTCGCCGCCCATCCGCTGCTGGTCCACGATGATCGCGGTGGTCAGCCCCTCCAGGACGTCCACCTCGGGCCGGGCCAGGGTGGGCATGAACCCCTGGACGAAGGCGCTGTACGTCTCGTTGATCAGCCGCTGCGACTCGGCGGCGATGGTGTTGAACACCAGCGAGCTCTTGCCGGACCCGGAGACGCCCGTGAACACCGTCAGCCGGCGCTTGGGGATCTCGATGCTGACGTCCTTGAGATTGTTCACGCGCGCCCCGTGCACACGGATCAGATCGTGGCGGTCGGCGGCGTGCGGCTGCTTGCCCGTGGCCCTGCTCATGGTGTCTCCCTGAATTGGCGGAGCCGTCGCGCAGCCCCGTCGTCGCCCCCGGCTCAGCGGCGGCCTTCCCCGTTCACGCCGTCACGCTAGCGGCGTCCCCGGCAGCGGTGCTTCTCGATTCCTGACCGGCCGCGTCACCTGCTTCGCCACACAGGACGGCAGGCCCGCGGTGGCCTGCGCCGCCTCCTGCCGGTAGACGCTCGGCGGCATCCCGACCAGCTCCGTGAAGCGCGTGCTGAACGTGCCGAGCGAGGAGCAGCCGACCGCGAAGCACACCTCGGTGACGCTCAGGTCCCCCCGGCGCAGCAGCGTCATCGCGCGCTCGATGCGCCGGGTCATGAGGTAGCCGTACGGGGATTCCCCGTACGCCCTCCGGAACTCGCGGCTGAGGTGCCCCGCCGACATGTGCGCGCCGCGCGCCAGCGCCTCGACGTTCAGCGGCTGGGCGTACTCGCGGTCGATCCGGTCGCGGACCCGGCGCAGCCGCGCGAGGTCGCGCAGGTTCTGCGCGGCGTCGGATTTGCTCGTCACGCCCGAAGCGTACGTCGTGGGGGAGCGGCCCGCCGGGTGTCGCACCCCGCGATCAGGTGCGGGTGGCCGTGTCGCAGCCGGCGGCGTCCCGGTCCGCCATGCGCTCGTCCATCGAGGTGCCCCGCTCGTACGGGTCGACCCGCGTGGCGCCGTCCGAGGGCCCCGGCTCCTTCTCGAACTCGGGACGGAAGTAGCCGGTGGTGTTCTCACAGCCCCCGTTGGCGGCGTCCAGCCGGTACGACGTCAGCGCGAAGGTCCCCGGTGTGCCGATCACCTTGTCCGGGTCGTCCCAGCTCATCACGATCTCGCGGCGGGCGATCGTACGGGCGACCTCGTCGCTGCCCCCGGACGCCCGCACGACGGCGTAGACGAAGGTGACGTCGGCGGTGACCTCGACCGCGCCCGCCTCGCCCTCCCGGTAGGTGAGCGCGCCCCGCGTCTTGATCACGTCACCGGCCAGGCGCGCGTACGACGGGTCGAAGCGGCTGAACAGCAGCAGCGGGTCGTTCGTCCGGCTCGGGGTGTCGAAGGACGTCGTCAGGTACTCCTTGATGCCGGGCTGCTTCGTGTTGAGGGCCGCGATGGCCTTCACCGGCCGTTCCCCGCGCAGCACCGCCGGATCGAGCCCGGCGTCGGAGAGGAAGGCCAGGCTGCTGTCGAGCGCGTCGGACACCTGCTTCTCGCTCATCCACCCGGTCGCCCGCGCCGAGGGCATCGTGATCCCGGCCGTCCCGGCGGCCCAGTGCTCCGCCGGAGACCCCTTGAACGGGTCGTCCAGGGTGGGCCGCCCGGGCGTCGCCGCCGTGGAGCCGCCCCCGCCGGGGAAGCCGAGCCAGCCGGCCGCCCGGCCCGGGACCAGCGCCACGACGAACAGCGCGACGACGACCACCAGGCCCACCACGTACCAGATCCTGCCGCGTCGCCGGGGCGGCTGGTGGGTGCGCCATCCCGGGGGCGGGCCGGTCTCCTCGCGCAGCCGCTGGGTCACCATCCGGGCCCGGGCGGACGGCTCCTCGGGGGCGCCGGGGGTGCCGGCCTCGGCCTCCCGCAGGAAGCGCTCCCACTCCTCGTCCGGTATGGATGACCCGCCCGTGCCCACGCTGCGCCCCCGCTGATCCGTTTTCCGTATCATCACACAGCCCGGTGACACCGAAGTGCGCACCGGGCTGCCGTGGTTGGGCTCCGCGCGTTACGGCTTGCGGCCGACCGCGACATAGCCGGGGGTGACGATCTCGCCGGTGCCGGGGACCGGCTCGCCGAGCTCGGGGTGCCAGGCCTCGGCGGCGACGATGCCGGGCTCCACGATCTCAAGACCGTCGAAGAACGAGGCGAACTGGTCGCGCGTGCGCGGCGCGAGCGTCAGGGTGTTGGCCTTGTACATCTTGTCGACCTCGCGCGCCTCCTCCGGGTGGAAGTCGGCGGTGATCTGCGAGACGACCATGTAGCTGCCGGGGGCGAGCACGTCGGTCAGCCGGCGCACCAGCTCGTACGCGCCGTCCTCGTCGCTCACGAAGTGGAGCAGCGCGATCATCGACAGCGCGACCGGCTTGCTGAAGTCCAGTGTCTTGCCCGCGTGTTCGAGGATGGTGTCGACGTTGCGCGCGTCGGCCTGCACGTAGTCGATGACGCCCTCGGGCGTGCCCTTGAGCAGCGCCGCGGCGTGGGCCAGGACGATCGGGTCGTTGTCGCAGTAGACGACCCGGGTTGCGGGGGCGGCCTCCTGGGCCACCTGGTGCAGGTTGGGCTCGGTGGGTATCCCGGTGCCGATGTCGAGGAACTGGCGGACGCCGTGGGTGGACAGCCAGCGCGTCGCGCGGTGCATGAAGGCGCGGTTGATCTTCGCCATCACCGGGACGTTCGGCTCGACGGCCAGCATCTGACGGCCCATGGCCTCGTCCACCGGGTAGTTGTCCTTGCCGCCCAGGAACCAGTCGTACATCCGCGCGGGATGCGGCTTGCTGGTGTCGATGAGCGGGGCGGTGGGGTCGTTCTCCGGTCGGGACATGGCCAACTCCAGGGTGCGGGAGGTGCTGCGGATGATCAGCTCGGGCCCACCTTAAGCAACTCCGCCGCGGAGCAGGGAGAGTTCGGTCGCCGATGACAGTTACCAATGCGTAACTTACTCATGGGTTACCACCGGTAAGCCCCGCTGTTAGCTTGCGCTCACCCGTACTTCCGGAGCAGAGCGAGGAGTGAGCCTTGAGCCGCAAGGACCGTTCGCGTTCCACCCTTTCCCCCCACCGCGCCCGTCCCCTCCGTGCCGCGGCCGTCGCCGTGACCGCGGCGGCCTGCGTGGCCGCGTACGCCGCGCCCGCGTCCGCCACGGACGGCGCCGAGCCCGTCGTCTCCCGGGGCGTGACCATCCCCGCCTTCTACGACCCGCCCGCCCAACTGCCCGCCACCAACGGGGCACTGATCCGGACCGAGCCCCTGCCGCTCGCCCTGAGCCTGCCGGGTCTGGACGGCCGCCCGATGCCGGGCACCGCCACCCGCCTCATGTACCGCACGACCGACTCCAACGGGCAGCCGGCCGCGGTGACCGGCGCCTACATCGAGCCCTCGGCCGCCTGGAAGGGCGGCGGCGCCCGGCCGCTGGTCGCGCTGGCCTCGGGCACCATGGGCCAGGGCGACCAGTGCGCGCCCTCGCTGGCCCTCCAGCACCCGCTGTCCGTCACCCCCGAGTCCGTGTCGATCGGCTACGAGACCCTGTCCGTCTACCGGCTCCTGGCCGCCGGTGTCGCCGTCGTCGTCACCGACTACGTGGGCCTCGGCACCACCGACCGCCTGCACACCTACGTCAACCGGGTGGACGAGGGCCACGCGCTGCTAGACGCGGTACGCGCCGCGCACCAGCTGCCCGCCACCTCGCTCACGGCCGCGTCCCGGACGGGCCTGTACGGCTACAGCCAGGGCGGCGGGGCCAGCGCGTCCGCCGCCGAGCTCCAGCCCTCGTACGCCCCCGAGATCCAGCTCGCCGGCACCTACGCCGGGGCGCCACCCGCCGACCTGACCGCCACCATGAAGGGCATCGACGGCAGCGCTCTCGCCGGGGCCCTCGCCTGGTCGATCAACGGCTTCGCGCAGGCCGACGCCGACCTGCGGGACGTCGTGGAGGCCAACATCAACGACCGCGGGCGGGCCGCGCTGAAGGACGCCTCGACCATGTGCGTCGGCGACGCGATCCTCGGCTACGGCTTCGCGAAGAGCTCCAAGTGGACGACCACCGGCAAGTCCCTCGGTGAGATCATCGCCGCCGAGCCGAAGGCACAGGCCGCGCTCGACAAGCAGCGCATCGGCACCCTCAAGCCGTCCGGCCCGGTGCGGGTGGCGACCGGCATCCAGGACGACATCGTGCCGCACCGCCAGGCGCGTCAGCTCGCCGTCGACTGGTGCCGCAAGGGCGGCGACGTCACGTACGACGCCGTCATCCTGCCCAACCTCGGCGACAAGATCCTCACCAACCACATGGTCCCGCTCATCACCGACCAGGGCGACGCCATCTCCTGGATCACCGACCGCCTCGCGGGCAAGCGCACCACCTCCAACTGCTGGTCGATGCCGGTCCAGCCCTGATCGCGGTCCTCCGAGCCCGCCCCGGTCCTCCCGGGGCGGGCTTCCCGTAAACCGCTGTCGTACGGGCCACGACGCGGCGATCATGGTCGGCGGACCCGACCGCGACCCCGAGGAACCCATGCCGCTGCCCGTACCCGCAGACCCGACCGTGCTCCACCCGATGCCCGGACAGCCGAGGGTGGTGCAGCTCAAGCCGCTGGTGACCTCGCCGCTGATCGAGGTGGGGGAGTACTCGTACTACGACGACCCGGACGACGCCACCGCGTTCGAAACCCGCAACGTGCTGTACCACTACGGCCCGGAGAAGCTGGTCATCGGTAAGTTCTGCGCGCTCGGCACGGGCGTGCGCTTCCTGATGAACGGCGCCAACCACCGCATGGACGGCCCGTCCACCTTCCCGTTCCCCACCCTGGGCGGCTCCTGGGCCGACCACTTCGACCTGCTCGCGGGGCTGCCGAACCGGGGCGACACGGTCGTCGGCAACGACGTGTGGTTCGGTCACGGGGCGACCGTGCTGCCCGGCGTCCGGATCGGGCACGGTGCGATCATCGGCAGCGGCTCGGTGGTCAGCAAGGACGTCCCGGACTACGGGATCGTCGGTGGCAACCCGGCCCGGCTGCTGCGCACCCGCTTCGAGGAGCAGGACGTCGCCCGCCTCCTCGCACTGGCCTGGTGGGACTGGCCCGCCGAGCACATCACCGCCCACATCCGGACCCTCATGTCCGGCACCGTGGACGACCTCGAAGCCGCCGCGCCCGGCGCGTGACGGCCCCGCCGCCCGGCCCGCGCGGCGGGAAATCCCCGTGCGTGCGGACCGGACGGCGGCTAGGGTCGCGGCATGAACATCGTGCAGCTCTACGGCTGACGCGGCCGGGGCACGTCCCCGACCCCGTCCGGCACACCGCGTCCGCGCGCCCACCGACCGGCCCTCGCCGGGGTGGCGACGCGCCGGTCTGCCGTGTCCCCTTCCGCCGCAGAACTGAAACGAGTGATTCCCTGTGTCACGCCGCCGTGCCCATATCGCCATGATCGGCATCCCTGCCGTGAGCCATGTGCTGCCGAGCATCGAGGTCATCCGCGAACTGGTGGCCCGCGGCCACCGCGTCACCTACGCCAACGACCCGGTGATGGCCGAGCGCATCGAGGCCACCGGCGCCACCTTCGTGCCGTACGACTCCGTGCTCCCCGTCGGTGACAGCAGCTGGCCCGACGACCCGATCGCCGCCATGGGCCTCTTCCTGGACGACGCCGTCCAGGCCCTGCCGCAGCTGCGCGCCGTCTACGACGAGGACCCGGCCGACCTCTACCTGTACGACATCGGGGCCTACCCGGCCCGGGTGCTGGCCGAGTCCCAGAACCGCCGCCTGATGCAGCTCTACCCGACGTTCGTCGGCTGGCGGAGTTACGAGAAGGACGTGGCGGCCCAGCTGTGGACGCTGCCGGGGGCCGACGCGTACCGGGCGCGGTTCACCGAGTGGCTGGCCGGGAACGGCGCGACCACGCGGGACATGGACGCCTTCACCGGCCGCCCCGGCAACACCCTCGCCCTGATCCCCCGGGCGATGCAGCCGCACGCGGACGACGTGGACATGGACACCGTCACGTTCGTCGGGCCGTGCTTCGCCGGGCGCGGCGAGGAACAGGCCTGGACCCGGCCCGCCGGGGCGGACAAGGTGCTGCTGATCTCGCTGGGCTCCGCGTACACCAACCGCCCGGAGTTCTACCGCAATTGCCTGGCGGCCTACGGCGACCTGCCGGGCTGGCACGTCGTCCTCCAGGTCGGCAAGCAGACGGACCTGGCGGAGCTCGGCACCGTACCCGGCAATGTCGAGGTGCACCGGTGGGTGCCGCAACTGGCCATCCTCCAGCAGGCGGACGCCTTCGTCACGCACGCCGGGATGGGCGGCAGCTCCGAGGGGCTGTACAGCGGGGTGCCGATGATCGCCGTGCCGCAGGGCGTCGACCAGTTCATGAACGCCGACAAGCTGGTCGAGCTGGGCGTCGCCCGCCGCATCGACACCGACGACGCCACCCCGGAGGCCCTGCGCGTGGCGCTCACCGCGCTCGTCGACGACCCCGAGGTGGCCCGGCGTTCGGCGCGGCTGCGCGAGGACGCCCGGGCGGAGGGTGGCACCCCGCGCGCCGCCGGCCTGGTGGAGGAACTGCTCGGCTGAAACGGGCCCGGCCGGGGCGGTGAGCGGGTCCTCCGCGCTCACCGCCCCGGCCGGGGACCACAGCTGAGGGAGTGTCAGCCCTTGCGGGTGTTGATCTCCTCGGTGAGCTGGGGGACGACGGCGAAGAGGTCGCCGACGACGCCGTAGTCCACGAGGTCGAAGATCGGGGCCTCGGCGTCCTTGTTGACCGCGACGATCGTCTTCGAGGTCTGCATGCCCGCGCGGTGCTGGATCGCGCCGGAGATGCCGTTGGCGATGTAGAGCTGCGGCGAGACGGACTTGCCGGTCTGGCCGACCTGGTTGGTGTGGGGGTACCAGCCCGCATCCACGGCGGCACGCGAGGCACCCACCGCGGCACCCAGCGAGTCGGCGAGCGCCTCGATGATCGCGAAGTTCTCCGCACCGTTGACACCACGGCCACCGGAGACCACGATCGCGGCCTCCGTCAGCTCCGGACGGCCGGTCGACTCACGCGGCGTACGGGACAGCACCTTCGTGCCCGTGGCGGCGGCGGAGAACTCCACCGCCAGCTCCTCCACCGCACCCGCACCGGCGACCGGCTCGACGGGCGCCGAGTTCGGCTTCACCGTGATGACCGGGGTGCCGTGCGTGATCCGGGACTTCGTGGTGAACGAGGCGGCGAACACCGACTGGGTCGCCACGACACCCTCGGCACCGGCCTCGACGTCGACCGCGTCGGTGATGATGCCCGACCCGACCCGTACCGCGAGGCGCGCCGCGATCTCCTTGCCCTCCGCCGAGGAGGACACGAGCACCGCCGCCGGGGAGACCGCCTGGTGGGCGGCCTGGAGCGCGTCCACCTTCGGTACGACGAGGTAGTCGGCGAACTCGGCGGCCTCCGAGACCAGGACCCTGACCGCGCCGTGCTCGGCAAGGACATCCGCCGTCGCGGACGCACCGGCGCCGACGGCAACGGCGACCGGGTCACCGATCCGCCGCGCGAGCGTCAGCAGCTCCAGCGTCGGCTTGCGGACCGCACCGTCCACGTGATCGACAAAGACGAGAACTTCAGCCATCAGACCCACTCCTGCACATCAATGAAAACGAACGACGAAACCCCGAAGCGGGATCAGATGAACTTCTGGCCGGCCAGGAACTCGGCCAGCTGCTTGCCGCCCTCGCCCTCGTCCTTCACGATCGTTCCCGCGGTACGGGCCGGACGCTCGGTCGCGGAGTCGACCGCGCTCCACGCACCCGCCAGACCCACCTCGTCCGCATCGATCCCCAGATCGTCCAGGTCCAGGGACTTCACCGGCTTCTTCTTCGCCGCCATGATCCCCTTGAACGACGGGTAACGCGCCTCACCCGACTGGTCGGTCACCGACACCACCGCCGGCAGCGACGCCTCCAGCTCCTCCGACGCACTGTCCCCGTCACGACGGCCACGCACCACACCGCCCTCGACCGACACCTGCGACAGCAGCGTCACCTGCGGCACACCCAGCCGCTCCGCGAGCAGCGCCGGAACCACACCCATCGTGCCGTCCGTCGACGCCATCCCCGAGATCACCAGGTCGTACCCGGTCTCCTCGATCGCCTTCGCCAGCACCAGCGACGTACCCAGCGCGTCCGTACCGTGCAGATCGTCGTCCTCGACGTGAACCGCCTTGTCCGCACCCATCGACAACGCCTTGCGCAACGCGTCCTTGGCATCCTCCGGACCCACCGTCAACACGGTGACCTCCGCATCATCAGCCGCCTCCGCGATCTGCAACGCCTGCTCGACCGCATACTCGTCCAGCTCCGACAGCAGACCGTCGACATCCTCACGGTCCAACGTCAGGTCATCGGCGAAATGCCGGTCACCGGTCGCGTCGGGCACGTACTTCACAGTGACAACGATCCTCAAGCTCACGCCGGCTCTCCCTGTACCTGGTGGTCTCCTGCGGGAATCCTATGGCACTCAGTACCCTTCGTAAAGGTACCCAGTGTCGGGCGGCCGGTTTCGGTGTTACGTTTCCGGCATGACCGAAGACCGCCGGCCGGCCAAGAAGCCCCCCATGCGTGACGTGCTCGCCGAGGCGGCCTTCGCGCTCTTCCTGGAGCGCGGGTTCGAGCGGACCACGGTGGACGACATCGTCGCCCGGGCCGGGGTGGGGCGGCGCTCCTTCTTCCGCTACTTCCCCTCCAAGGAGGACGCGGTTTTCCCCGACCACGAGGGGTGCCTCGCGGACATGACCGCCTTCCTGGCGGACGCCGACGGCACGGACCCGGTCGCCACGGTGTGCGACGGGGCCCGGCTGGTGCTGCGGATGTACGCGGAGAAGCCCGAGTTCTCCGTCCAGCGCTACCGGCTCACCCGCGAGGTGCCCGGCCTTCGCACGTACGAGCTCTCCGTGGTGCGCCGTTACGAACGGACCCTCGCCGGCTACCTGGAACGGCGCTGGGCCGGGGACCCGGACGCCGGGCCCGACTTCGCGCTGCGCGCCGAGGTGATCGCCGCCTCGGTCGTCGCCGCGCACAACAACGGGCTGCGGTCCTGGCTGCGTTCGGGCGGCAAGGGCGACGCGGGGGCCGAGGTGGACCGGGCCCTGGAGCTGGTGCGCGCGGTGTGGGGCGGGACGGACGCGCGGCCCGTCGTATCCGCGGCGGTCCCGGCGGCCGCCCCCGTGACCTCGTCGGTGACGTCCTCGGGGAGCGACGACGAGGTGATCGTCATGGTCGCGCGCAAGGGCGCCCCGATGTGGCGCGTGGTGCAGCACATCGAGTCCGCGCTCGGCACCGCCTGACCGGTCCCGGCGGAGCCGTATCGCACTTCGTGGCACGCAGTGCCTTTACTCCTGGAACTAAGTGCCATACGGTGCCGGTGTGCCGTCGCCGAAGCTGCGGCGCACCGAGTCGAGCGCGGGAGGCGGAACGTGTTCAGTACCGGAACCGACGTGATGGGGCGGCCGGCCCGCGAGGCGGCCGACGCACACAGTCAGGAAGGGCTCGTCTATCAGGTGTGCCGTTGGTGCCACACCGCCTCCTTCCGCAAACTCCTGTGTCCCGTCTGCGCGTCGAGCGATCTCGAATCCGAGCACAGTGACGGCCACGGCGTGGTCATCCGCTCCAACGTCGTCAACCGCTACTCGCGCGTGATGCGCAACGAGTCCCTGGTCCGCTTCCCCGAAGGCTTCGTCTACCGCTGCCGGATCGTGGGCGCCGCCCCGCACATGGTGAACGTCGGCGACCGGGTGCGCCCCCTCGGCGGCCGCACCTCCGTGGCGGGCGAGGTCGTCCTCGAGGTCTGCGACCCGCCCGGGCCCGCCGCCTGGTACTGACGCGTCCTGGGGCCGGTGGCCCCACGCCTCCGGAAGTCATCCGATGAACTTTGCGCCCGCCCTTCTCCCGGAGGGGCGGCGCCGCTACCATCGGGACGCGAAATGGGAGCGCTCCCACGTCCGTTCACGCCCTTGACCGCCCTTGTCGGCGGCCCTGTTCGGAGGAGACGTTTCCGTGCGCAGAAGCGCAAGACCCTTCGCTGCCCTGGTGGCGGCACTCACCCTCACCGCCGGGCTCTTCGCCGCCGGCGCACCGGCGTCGGCGCGCGACAGCGACGCCTCCGCAGCCGCCCAGGCATCCGATGTGTCCCTCGCGGCGGACACGTACGACTGGAAGAACGTCCGCATCGACGGCGGCGGCTTCGTCCCCGGGATCGTCTTCAACCGGACCGAGAAGAACCTCGCCTACGCCCGTACCGACATCGGCGGCGCCTA
Proteins encoded in this window:
- a CDS encoding electron transfer flavoprotein subunit beta/FixA family protein → MSLRIVVTVKYVPDATGDRHFADDLTLDREDVDGLLSELDEYAVEQALQIAEAADDAEVTVLTVGPEDAKDALRKALSMGADKAVHVEDDDLHGTDALGTSLVLAKAIEETGYDLVISGMASTDGTMGVVPALLAERLGVPQVTLLSQVSVEGGVVRGRRDGDSASEELEASLPAVVSVTDQSGEARYPSFKGIMAAKKKPVKSLDLDDLGIDADEVGLAGAWSAVDSATERPARTAGTIVKDEGEGGKQLAEFLAGQKFI
- a CDS encoding macrolide family glycosyltransferase; the protein is MIGIPAVSHVLPSIEVIRELVARGHRVTYANDPVMAERIEATGATFVPYDSVLPVGDSSWPDDPIAAMGLFLDDAVQALPQLRAVYDEDPADLYLYDIGAYPARVLAESQNRRLMQLYPTFVGWRSYEKDVAAQLWTLPGADAYRARFTEWLAGNGATTRDMDAFTGRPGNTLALIPRAMQPHADDVDMDTVTFVGPCFAGRGEEQAWTRPAGADKVLLISLGSAYTNRPEFYRNCLAAYGDLPGWHVVLQVGKQTDLAELGTVPGNVEVHRWVPQLAILQQADAFVTHAGMGGSSEGLYSGVPMIAVPQGVDQFMNADKLVELGVARRIDTDDATPEALRVALTALVDDPEVARRSARLREDARAEGGTPRAAGLVEELLG
- a CDS encoding TetR family transcriptional regulator: MTEDRRPAKKPPMRDVLAEAAFALFLERGFERTTVDDIVARAGVGRRSFFRYFPSKEDAVFPDHEGCLADMTAFLADADGTDPVATVCDGARLVLRMYAEKPEFSVQRYRLTREVPGLRTYELSVVRRYERTLAGYLERRWAGDPDAGPDFALRAEVIAASVVAAHNNGLRSWLRSGGKGDAGAEVDRALELVRAVWGGTDARPVVSAAVPAAAPVTSSVTSSGSDDEVIVMVARKGAPMWRVVQHIESALGTA
- a CDS encoding Zn-ribbon domain-containing OB-fold protein → MFSTGTDVMGRPAREAADAHSQEGLVYQVCRWCHTASFRKLLCPVCASSDLESEHSDGHGVVIRSNVVNRYSRVMRNESLVRFPEGFVYRCRIVGAAPHMVNVGDRVRPLGGRTSVAGEVVLEVCDPPGPAAWY
- a CDS encoding electron transfer flavoprotein subunit alpha/FixB family protein, which produces MAEVLVFVDHVDGAVRKPTLELLTLARRIGDPVAVAVGAGASATADVLAEHGAVRVLVSEAAEFADYLVVPKVDALQAAHQAVSPAAVLVSSSAEGKEIAARLAVRVGSGIITDAVDVEAGAEGVVATQSVFAASFTTKSRITHGTPVITVKPNSAPVEPVAGAGAVEELAVEFSAAATGTKVLSRTPRESTGRPELTEAAIVVSGGRGVNGAENFAIIEALADSLGAAVGASRAAVDAGWYPHTNQVGQTGKSVSPQLYIANGISGAIQHRAGMQTSKTIVAVNKDAEAPIFDLVDYGVVGDLFAVVPQLTEEINTRKG